The stretch of DNA GCTGACTGATATGGTATACTATTGCTAATGTAttgaaatgtaattgtaatttcatgtatattgtatcaggttgcactttaaataaaataaaatctaatcTATAGCTAAGCTGCTTGCTGCGATGTGAACCATGCAAGGCTCTgtattgaaggctgtactttaattgatctatagttgtttacttttaaacattgtgacttggatggagagttgtgacttggatggagagttgtctcattggcactcttacaccacatcttctcatttatTTCTATACTGTTAAAACTGCTTTAATAATAAGTGATACATTGATTCACAAATTCTGCATGACAAGATGCACTGAATAATGcagtataaatattttgaaagttctGTTATATCATGAAAGTATTTTAATTGCATTGgaaacattgtcattttttttgagcatttttgtgttatgtCAACAACTTGTCTGTATGACCAAAGttcaaatttattttgaagtCAGTTTCTGTTACCTTTCTTAACGTAGCTCGAAGTTCGTCGTGTTCAGAAGTGTATATGTGCTCCTTATTATCAAAGCATCTGGGACTTGAGGCAAAATTTCTAGACGATGGGTTTAACGCCAATCTTTGTCCAAGACCAGAACAAATCCGTCTGCACACATTGgccatttttgtttacatcgtcTGCACTAAATATTAGTGTATTCGTCATTTGAAGTAACTTTTATAATTAATAACATATGCGTTTTTCCTGCGAATTTACTGAATTTTGCTAATGtacttggtaatatttttttctttcttaaaattccACCTGGGCAGCTGATCAAAGAAGGTCAAGGAGACGGATGCAGATGTGAGGTCAAAAATTAGGATGTCAAGCTGCACATGGCCTAAGGTTCTTCTTTTTGGTGATTCATTGACCCAGGTAAACACCAAACGGGGTATTAGTAGTATATATTCGAGTATGTCGGCACACTGACTTTACTTAACTTTAGAATTTTGATATATGACGTCACAGACAAGCAGGTGCCCGTATTTCACTATAAATTATTTGTgacgttttttgttgttgacatgtTGTATAAATTACAAAACGTTACAGTATTTTTCAATAAAGGACTGATAGTCGTTATACGAACATTGACAACAAAACGATAACCCTGGGACTATATAATAACTTAGTATGATCTATTAGtgatgaaaaaggcatatttttaatggctccgacgtgcagaaatggaagatattttctatacttcgtaaaatgtgaatatttttttcggcaatttttaaacctaattggataagctttcgattaaatgtaattccaatcctgtatcaaccaatcagaagccgtataggattctattctgtgTATCATCttggtaaaatgtaaacaaataattgcgctcttgtaaccagGTAACCTACGCGTTTATGTCTAGTATAGTCACTTTAAGACAAATTACTGGCAGTTTTATATGATATGATAATCAAAAGTGTGAAGTGGCTCTTGTTTTTGTTAACAAAAAGCTGTGTAGATAAAGAGGCGTCCCTTTATTAACTGAAGTGAAAATGAACATATTTCGCAAATAATAAGTCTCCATGCATGATGCATGATATGGTTgccactagtccaaataattatgacgtctggcaaggctattttaattttcgTAGGAAGGTGTCCCCCCAAAAAAATAGCCTTGtcagatgtcataattatttagacTAGGTTGCCACTAGCAATTGAAAGCAAATTTAAAGGAAGAtcagaaacaattttttttttaatatgaatggcTAGAAATTGTTTGTTCCAATAACTTATTGATTCAggaatacatgtatttttaaacaattttaattttttaatattatatattatcaacagacaatttataatttttccatcttaaatataaTTAGGCAGATTTCCCCTGGAAACTttgttaaactaaaaaaaaaactactggcATGGGCGGATCCAtcaatttaaaaaagaggggttcccaacccaggacaaaggggagggggaggacagggggtacccttctcccacccctcttctcctttctcctacccctcttctccttattttatttttttaaatttaccggaaaaaagagagatattttattttttcctattttatttttttctccaactttttctcctttctcccagacTTCccctcctttctcctaccccctttctcccaccccctttctcctaccccctgtctcccttacccctgtcctcccccttttccaactatatgtccccattcaaatgcattgatcctcaaaaaaaggggaggttccaaACGGttaccctccccctggatccgccactgactggTATTCTATACCCTTTATTCTTTAAGAAACAAATACTGTAATATTTCTTCCACTTGTAACTTACAATATCAAGGAAGATAAGTcagaaaatctttaaaaaaatatatgaaatttgacAAAGGGCAACCAATGACAGGGTTCCTGATAATAGTCAGGGACTCAGCCACATGCATGTCATGCATGTGACAGGgttaaatcattcaaaaaaatcTCAATCCTTCTTATTCTTGATCAGTGGACCTAcacaatgaaccataaaaatatacattaaataattataaaaggaaagaaaaCTAAAAAGGGTATAAAGATAACAAACAAAAGTACATTGAACTTTCAACAAAATAAATCTGCACCAAAATTATATGTTCCATTTTATTGAAAGCTAGAACTGAATATTTGTACCTAGCATTGCAGTCTTGTACATGTCAACTAAAGTCTAAAATGTTCAATGCCTTCCCAAATAGAGACTTGCCATATTTTCATATGTCATCATCATTGTTCAAGGTCTTTGTTTGAATGGTTAAGCAATTTTTTTAGATAATATTTTTCCCTTGCATAACTGATATTTCTTCCATAAAAATGTTCAACATGTTAGGTCGATATATATTTATGTAGAGAAAAGAATTTTTTGATATGGGCTTCCTCTCTTCATTTTTTTGAGATTATCTTCTACTCTACTTGCAGTATTGATATATAGACATTTTATAAAGATACAATCAAGgaccagataaaaaaaaatcataaaacctTAATGGGCTATATCCTATACACTGTTGGTTTCCCTTTATAGAGATTTCTATGAAATAAGTAACCAAAAATGTCTCACCTGAAGAAAGTTTGGCCAAAGTTGATTCTTATAGGCAGTTCTAGTACCCAGGTGAGTCTATAACTACTCCTCTGTATTATGAGAactaatgaaaataaatctgtgcCTTGACCAGATTTTATTGCAGctattcagcatgttcagtttAACAagtaatattttgttataaaaatcaaaaactaGAAGTGAGTTTTcatgtgatacatgtacatgtacgttTTATGTGttgtataaacaataaatacattgACATTTAATATGTTTCTAAATGTCagtgagaaaaataaataaaatttgtaactcatttatcatgtttataaacttTCTATTCCAACATTACTTTAATCTCGtttatcaaaaaaatgttttaaaattagaatAAATGAACCCACAGTATTTCGTTATTTTCAATGGTTGGTCAAGATTTCTAgttttttgtgtttaaaaatCTCCAAATGGAACTTTGTGAATGTGAACTTAAATACTTGCAAGTCTCAGACcttgattttttgttgtttttttctgtgataGTGCACTAGTTTACACAATGTATATCAGGCTGCTCCAATGTTACTTTACACTGCTCCAATGTTCGTTCTCACTGCTCTAATGTTTCTTCGTCCTGCTTCAATGTTACTTTACACTGCTCAAATGATCATTCTCACTGCTCCAGTAATACTTCACACTACTCCAATACTCTTTCACAGGTATACATATACTGCTTCAATATTACTTCACACTGGATAGTAGATTTAAGTTCAGAATGGGGGTTTCTGAGTTATGAAAAGATGACCTTAATTAATAATTCTCTTAGATAACTAGATCTGGACTCTCGGTCAtaaaaactttactcagtactcCAAGTACAAAATAAgtgctcaaaacacaaaatcagtattttgattggttgattcttgagtctgagtacaaaaatcgtgcttGTAAGTTTTATGACTGCAAGGCCTGACCttacggtcataaaactttcgtgaaagatttttgtactcagactcgaatcaaccaatcaaaatacaggattttgtgtttcgagcatgatttttgtgctccgagcactgagcaaagttttatgatttCAACCCCTGATTCACAATCTGAAGCAGAGTACTCATGATTAtgtagactttttttttataaaacttagaAAATCCAATTGTACTAGATCAGTACAATCTAAATCAAAACATGTCCTAATTTTTAGTTACATGTACCATACTATATGGCAGTATTGTATATACTCCTATTGATAAACCGTAGACAAAAAATTGGGctctgatggagagttgcctcattagcaatcatactacatgtatatcttaTTTTTATGAAGTGTCAAACAATGCCTCATtgcaaattatattatattttaattttattattattatgtttcaGTATAGTTTTTCTGCAGATGGCTGCTGGGGTAGCTTACTTGCTAATTTCCTACAAAGGTTTGTGAAGTTCTAAAATGGCATGATCCTATCATAAGGCCACCCTTAAcatatattctttattttcttaCTCATGCCTTCAAGGGTTGGAAAGGTAGGGTGGGATTTTATTAGACATAAGCTACATGTTTTAGacaaaaaaaaggacatttagtgcacacataataaaaaaaaaacaaaaaaaaacgatttgTGTCATTAAATGTTTAAGGAATGTACATGTGATGTAGGCAAACATGTGATGTAGGCAACTTGAAActaatgttaatttgtttttgctgtatttacacaggcacttgtctcagaattttttttccctatataccttaatataacacaaggtacttaactaaattttttgaaaaatgtcaccCAGTCCcgaattttctttatttttcgatttctcggTTTTCAAACCTTCTTAAACTTATtatgccgtaaatctaaattgatataTCTACACAATGGTATATGACAAGTGCCTGTGTGTATTTATGACAAATTCAATTCATTAAATTCTAGATTTGATCGAAAACATGGAGAAAGAAAGTTTGCCAGTATTGCATTAAAGGGAGATATAAATGTTGTTACTGGACAAATTACCTGcagatttaattataaatatttttttagctcCACCACATGTTTTATGTTTACTTATATAAGTTTTGTAAAACAATAGATTGAATATCCTAAACCTGAAAAAAAGACAATTCAGTTAATATCtcaaaatgaacatgatgaatatttaaataagttttatttgtgtatttaattattgttgtttatattttaggAAATGTGATGTTATTAATAGAGGATTTTCTGGATACAACACAAGATGGTGCAATAAAATGATTCCATCTATCTTAAGCGAGTTTGATGCTAAAAACATTTCCATGGTTACAGTATTTTTGGGTGCTAATGACTCCAATCTTCCCACCAACAAACAGCAGCATGTTCCTTTGGAGGAATTTAAACAGAACCTACTGGAAATAGTTGAGAAAATACAAGTAATTTACTCTTGATGGATAATTATGATGgtgtatttatatttcattatacgCTTTAATTATGGTATATTTTAACTTTGGTTTAGTTTTTTTTGCGAGCTCAGTCACAGCAACTGGACATAAATGTTTtaggaattatttttttattttcatatattgtaATTGAAAGACCTGAGAAAACCTTAGAAGAATTATGTACTTATATATGTCCCTCATAAAATGGAAAACGTAAATCAGGTTTAAGGAGACACAGATTAAGGTTGCATTAGTTGTAAATGGCTtgcatctttgattttttttgcaacCAATTAATTGATACACATCATAAATATTATTCAAAGCAAACAATTATTCTCATAATTTGTTGATAACAACTTgtctttgtttttgtatatatgcatgcagtatttgttattctcattttAAGTAATAAACTAAATTATCAATAATTTTTCAGTCCCATGGTGTGCCTAGAGAAAAAGTAGTTATCATAGGACCACCAGCCAGTAACATTTCAGCTTGGGAAAATGACTGTCAAATAAATGGTAATATTCCCtagttttttaaaataaatcaatagcTTCTTACAAAATTAATagtagtttgtatatatatatacattgaattAAGAACTTTTACCAAATGCTCATGTTATTTTACATCTCATTTCTGTCTATAAATGCCTCCAATTGTTATGTTCCCATTATCATCCCATGCATCGaccaagttttaaaaaaattagtgAGTGGGgagatttattttaattatattgctTTTTTACCAACCAATTCAATCAATAGTCCCTTTAAAACCAAAGATATTACTGTCTTTGGTTTATATACTGGAATTTGTGTCCAGTATTTCTAAATTAAGGttaaaacatataattgataCACAGATGATAAAAAATGTTACGTTTTGATTTGAAGAATTATCTTTTTGCCTCACTGTAACCATTGCTTTTCTTGGTAAAATTATAGGTAGAGTATGCACCAAGAGTAACACAGAAACAGCCAAATATGCAAAAGCATGTGTGGAAGCTGCCAGGGAATCTGGATGTTGTTCAGTAGACATGTACACAGAAATGGTGAAAGAAAAAGTAAATAATCCTTTACATGCTTTATATGTTGTAATCCATTGGGTTTAAAGTACACAatgatttatttgatatttcaatgTTTATAAATTATGGTCTGTCCATCCATCTCTTAAAGCATGTATTATGATAAGTCACAAaaggaacaggatctgcttaccctacgTGAGGACAtgaaatcacccccagttttggttgggttcgtgttcttgttcccctatttgtgacattttgttcacacatctttgTCAATGTAATGGAGTTTGATGTGACtgtcttacaagtgagaggtttagcgctataaaaccaggttcaatccaccattttctacatttgaaaatgcctgtacaaagtcaggaatatgacagttgttgtccatctgtttgatgtgttttgtcatttgattttgccatttgattagggactttctgttttgaattttcctcagagttcagtatttttgtgattttccttttcaCATAATAATAAAATGATGTGGAATAATTTCCAATAAGACATCTCTCCACATAATTTCAAATGATGTAGAAGATAGTAATGTTTACTTTACATTTAATTAAATCTCAGAATGTTGGTTTTATGGAAacaagctcccttttgattttattatatttccTCTTTAGTTTTTTCCtgtaataagaataagaataagaataagaatattttatttccaattaaagggccctaTAAAGAGCTTTCATGACATTACATACAAGTACGTAAGATTAGACATAAattagagacatataatataagaaaacaacaaTGTTTAATACTATTAAAAATGCTATAAAAGGCCAGGACAGAACCAGATAATACAATTTACATCtttaaaatataccatttaaaatcatataccactcaaaatatgtatatttgtggctaatttgcatttattatttttgaacttCTCCTTATCTCTAGATTTTTAGATAAATACTTTCCTAAACATTTATACACATTTAAATTTTCTTGTGTAAATAGCcataaaaactttgaaaaattgtctaaagatcgaaaatttatttaaagtacagtaggtccgagtacacagttatcgtcctttgcttttcgttgtccacgtatatagtccttagtgtggacagtgtgttacttgccaatttttgttataccccttccaaatttatttctccatgttttatgcctcatatagcaagttggggggtgaaatgacactgtaaaaaaatttgggtcataaatattaatgtaaagaagtgattaggtccagctgaaaaaggtaaaaaattagcacttcggaatctgtcaaaagatttcaagacccccttaacataaaattgtccatattttgagttagagctgatgaaattttctataattttgatataatttgtcccaaaagtagtacaacacactgtaaaaatattattgagaaagcgcaggtgggattttttaaattttcatttattgtctaaaagaaatgcactacgaaataactgtgtactcggaccagtaTAAACATTTTCTGAGTGTCCTATTCACATAAAGTTTGGCATATCTATCAGTCTCAATCCTTAATGGATGAGCGCTTATTCTAATTTTACAGATTGATTGTCTTAATCTTAAATCTTTTAGatccaaatatttttcaaaacaaaatagagTTTTAAAGGAAAAATAGGTAGTAAGTTTACCTTGATCTGATTGTaaaactttatttctattttccttCCAG from Mytilus galloprovincialis chromosome 2, xbMytGall1.hap1.1, whole genome shotgun sequence encodes:
- the LOC143064240 gene encoding isoamyl acetate-hydrolyzing esterase 1 homolog isoform X2 yields the protein MSSCTWPKVLLFGDSLTQYSFSADGCWGSLLANFLQRKCDVINRGFSGYNTRWCNKMIPSILSEFDAKNISMVTVFLGANDSNLPTNKQQHVPLEEFKQNLLEIVEKIQSHGVPREKVVIIGPPASNISAWENDCQINGRVCTKSNTETAKYAKACVEAARESGCCSVDMYTEMVKEKDWENMLNDGLHLSSRGCEYLFDLLKPVVTKVTAELPMLYPDWKQVDTNNPELPFNGK
- the LOC143064240 gene encoding isoamyl acetate-hydrolyzing esterase 1 homolog isoform X1: MSHLKKVWPKLILIGSSSTQYSFSADGCWGSLLANFLQRKCDVINRGFSGYNTRWCNKMIPSILSEFDAKNISMVTVFLGANDSNLPTNKQQHVPLEEFKQNLLEIVEKIQSHGVPREKVVIIGPPASNISAWENDCQINGRVCTKSNTETAKYAKACVEAARESGCCSVDMYTEMVKEKDWENMLNDGLHLSSRGCEYLFDLLKPVVTKVTAELPMLYPDWKQVDTNNPELPFNGK